The Metabacillus litoralis genome contains a region encoding:
- the rlmD gene encoding 23S rRNA (uracil(1939)-C(5))-methyltransferase RlmD, whose amino-acid sequence MAKIQAPVMKNEYYDVTFEDLTHEGAGVAKVEGFPIFVENALPDERAKIKVIKVNKGFAFGRLIELHEQSKNRIDAPCPIYSQCGGCQLQHLSYEGQLDFKRKQVEQVLARIGKLDLNQVTVHPTLGMENPWNYRNKAQVPVGEREGGLVAGFYQKRSHDIIDMERCLIQQAENDDVVQAVKTICEKHGIRAYNEEKHKGWLRHIMVRYGLVTKEIMVVFVTRTADFPHKNEVITEITNQLPQVKSVVQNINNKKTNVIFGDETNVLWGEEYIYDKIGDVKFAISARSFYQVNPEQTKVLYEKALEYAELTGEESVIDAYCGIGTISLFLAQKAKRVFGVEIVPEAIEDAKRNAELNGISNAEFAVGEAEVVIPEWYKQGNQANVIVVDPPRKGCDEALLKTILDMKPKKVVYVSCNPGTLARDLQVLELGGYKTVEVQPVDMFPHTTHVEVVSQMILKEEAGSR is encoded by the coding sequence ATGGCGAAAATTCAAGCACCTGTTATGAAAAATGAATATTACGATGTGACCTTTGAGGACTTAACGCATGAAGGTGCGGGTGTCGCAAAGGTAGAAGGCTTTCCGATCTTTGTTGAAAATGCACTGCCGGATGAACGAGCAAAAATAAAGGTAATCAAAGTAAACAAAGGCTTCGCGTTCGGACGACTAATTGAGCTCCATGAACAAAGTAAAAACCGAATTGATGCACCTTGCCCAATCTATTCTCAATGCGGAGGCTGCCAGCTACAGCATCTTAGCTATGAAGGACAGCTTGATTTTAAACGAAAACAAGTGGAGCAGGTCCTTGCTAGAATAGGCAAACTAGATTTAAACCAAGTAACTGTACATCCGACTTTAGGAATGGAGAATCCTTGGAATTACCGAAACAAAGCTCAGGTTCCAGTAGGTGAACGTGAGGGCGGTCTAGTAGCTGGCTTTTATCAAAAAAGAAGCCATGACATCATTGATATGGAAAGATGTCTCATTCAGCAAGCTGAGAACGATGACGTTGTTCAAGCGGTGAAAACCATTTGTGAAAAACATGGCATTCGTGCTTATAACGAAGAAAAGCATAAAGGCTGGCTTCGTCATATTATGGTTCGGTATGGACTTGTGACAAAGGAAATCATGGTTGTATTTGTAACAAGAACGGCTGACTTTCCACATAAAAATGAGGTTATCACTGAAATAACAAATCAACTACCGCAAGTGAAGTCAGTTGTGCAAAATATTAATAACAAAAAAACAAATGTTATCTTTGGCGATGAAACAAATGTGCTTTGGGGAGAAGAGTATATTTACGACAAAATTGGCGACGTAAAATTTGCCATATCTGCACGCTCTTTTTATCAAGTAAACCCAGAGCAAACAAAGGTGCTATATGAAAAAGCATTAGAATACGCTGAATTAACAGGTGAAGAATCTGTAATCGATGCTTACTGCGGAATTGGGACGATTTCTTTGTTTCTTGCCCAAAAAGCCAAGAGAGTTTTTGGTGTGGAAATAGTTCCAGAAGCAATAGAAGATGCTAAGCGAAATGCAGAGCTAAACGGCATTTCTAATGCAGAGTTTGCAGTTGGTGAAGCAGAAGTTGTTATTCCTGAATGGTACAAGCAAGGCAATCAGGCAAACGTGATTGTCGTGGATCCTCCGCGTAAGGGCTGTGATGAAGCATTGTTGAAAACAATCTTGGATATGAAACCAAAGAAGGTTGTTTATGTTTCATGTAATCCTGGAACGCTTGCGAGGGATTTGCAGGTGTTGGAGTTAGGTGGATATAAGACGGTTGAAGTGCAGCCGGTGGATATGTTTCCGCATACGACGCATGTTGAGGTAGTATCGCAGATGATTTTAAAAGAAGAAGCAGGTTCCCGGTAA
- a CDS encoding response regulator transcription factor, with product MLSRKVLSENEKRFQFIEEIMNPQKDFREQVLTSFNQLFGYQKSVFWRITETGINSTNPILFNIGNEEMKEYTERYRLRDPILKYQDSFIKNNVICYSDILPDKEYKQTEYYHFLRKNKNKDIILICLNDGQRLTGIISFLRSIEEEQFTTLDKTRMLFLSKYISKLFATSNRLEESELHFHAIKEYANLLRLGIIIMDDFNHICYYNKQAEDICNDYNSSHKYTIQEFVQHTLDYVPDLTDNFTAELPKLPNIFIKIYRMERSKQFVIFLIPSEQSLEKKSKMLGLLTLREVEISDLLMKGYTNYKIAETLFISTNTVKRHLQNIYTKLGVRNRTELCYQLKSNFENKKFY from the coding sequence ATGTTAAGCAGGAAAGTACTTTCTGAAAATGAAAAAAGGTTTCAATTTATTGAAGAAATAATGAACCCACAAAAAGACTTTCGAGAACAAGTGCTCACTTCCTTCAATCAACTTTTCGGCTATCAAAAAAGTGTTTTTTGGCGTATAACTGAAACAGGAATTAATTCTACTAATCCAATTTTATTTAATATTGGAAATGAAGAAATGAAAGAATATACAGAGCGATACAGATTACGCGATCCAATCCTTAAATATCAAGATTCATTTATTAAGAACAATGTTATATGCTATAGTGATATTCTTCCTGATAAAGAATATAAACAAACAGAATATTATCATTTTCTTAGAAAGAATAAAAATAAAGACATCATTTTAATTTGCTTAAACGACGGGCAACGCCTAACGGGAATAATTAGTTTTCTGAGGTCGATCGAGGAAGAACAATTTACAACGTTGGACAAAACCAGGATGCTATTTTTATCTAAATATATATCGAAACTATTTGCAACTTCTAATAGACTTGAAGAGAGTGAGCTTCATTTTCACGCAATTAAAGAATATGCAAATCTCCTTCGTCTTGGAATAATCATTATGGATGATTTCAATCATATTTGTTACTACAATAAGCAAGCAGAGGATATTTGTAATGATTATAATAGTAGCCATAAGTATACTATTCAAGAGTTTGTCCAGCATACTCTTGATTATGTTCCAGATTTGACAGACAACTTCACTGCGGAGCTTCCGAAACTACCTAATATCTTTATTAAAATTTACCGGATGGAGCGCAGTAAGCAATTTGTTATTTTCCTCATTCCGTCCGAACAGTCCTTGGAGAAAAAATCCAAAATGTTAGGACTATTAACATTAAGAGAGGTAGAGATTTCAGATTTACTTATGAAAGGTTACACCAATTATAAGATAGCAGAAACATTGTTCATTAGTACAAATACTGTAAAACGTCATCTCCAAAATATTTATACTAAATTAGGGGTACGAAACAGGACTGAGTTATGTTACCAGCTTAAATCCAATTTTGAGAATAAGAAGTTTTATTAA
- a CDS encoding amidase family protein: MYPKKEEKLNTIPAKNRQDALWSWSASDMAYGIRTGLFSSRETVKSCLERINQVNPKINAIVEVLADEALREADAADHAVLRGEKIGPLHGVPIVSKINTDHAGHATTDGVVAYKGHIASQDSPPIANLRKAGGIFVGRTNVPSFSLRWFSNNDLHGCTLNPWDSTRTPGGSSGGSSSAVASGMVPIAHGNDIAGSIRYPAYACGVTGIRPTVGRVPGSGPINVDSSLAVQMMGVQGPLARKVKDLRIALEAMSAPDTRDPIYAQVPLIGEPLKGPVRVGLLRDVGVAKPDPLVNQELDAAASYLKDAGYIVEEVELPLFYEAYKLWFLILLEDLRGILPMIGEFGDKAANVNLEYVYKVSEELWGKPSLEKYKQGYARRGTLIAQLQQFLEEYPLILFPSSTEQAFLQDEDIESVSASKRLLNAQWPMVSVPVLGFPAISVPTSVTSGLPNGVQLLGRRFREDTLFDAAEIIEARSNMATPIDPKF, from the coding sequence ATGTATCCAAAAAAAGAAGAAAAACTCAATACTATACCAGCAAAAAATAGACAAGATGCTCTTTGGAGCTGGTCAGCAAGTGACATGGCTTACGGAATTCGCACCGGATTGTTTTCTTCACGCGAAACAGTTAAAAGCTGTCTGGAACGCATTAATCAAGTCAACCCAAAAATTAATGCTATTGTCGAAGTCCTTGCTGATGAAGCACTTAGGGAGGCTGATGCCGCTGATCATGCTGTTTTGCGCGGTGAAAAAATCGGACCTCTCCATGGTGTGCCAATTGTCAGTAAGATTAATACGGATCATGCGGGCCACGCTACAACAGACGGGGTAGTTGCTTATAAAGGGCATATTGCTTCACAAGACAGCCCTCCAATAGCTAATTTACGGAAAGCGGGGGGGATTTTTGTTGGCAGAACGAACGTACCCTCATTTAGTTTAAGGTGGTTTTCGAATAATGATTTACATGGATGTACGTTAAACCCGTGGGATTCTACAAGAACTCCAGGAGGCTCTAGCGGAGGCTCTAGCTCTGCTGTAGCAAGTGGGATGGTACCTATTGCACATGGCAATGATATCGCTGGGTCGATCCGTTACCCTGCATATGCATGTGGAGTAACGGGTATAAGACCTACTGTTGGACGCGTCCCTGGCTCAGGTCCTATAAACGTGGACTCATCACTGGCTGTTCAGATGATGGGTGTACAAGGACCACTGGCTCGCAAGGTAAAGGATTTAAGAATAGCTCTTGAAGCCATGTCAGCTCCTGACACTCGTGATCCTATATATGCACAAGTACCTCTGATCGGTGAACCTCTCAAAGGGCCTGTTCGAGTAGGGTTATTACGTGATGTAGGAGTTGCTAAACCAGATCCACTCGTAAACCAAGAACTAGATGCAGCAGCATCGTATTTAAAAGATGCCGGTTATATTGTGGAAGAAGTAGAACTTCCATTATTCTATGAAGCATATAAACTATGGTTTTTAATTCTCTTAGAGGATTTACGTGGAATTTTACCAATGATTGGAGAATTTGGGGACAAAGCAGCTAATGTGAATTTAGAGTATGTCTATAAAGTTTCTGAAGAATTATGGGGTAAACCTAGTCTTGAAAAATACAAACAAGGATATGCTCGTCGAGGTACACTTATTGCCCAGTTGCAGCAGTTCTTAGAAGAATATCCACTCATTCTTTTCCCTAGTTCAACGGAGCAAGCATTTCTCCAAGATGAAGATATAGAAAGTGTTTCTGCGAGTAAACGCTTATTAAATGCCCAGTGGCCAATGGTGTCTGTTCCTGTATTAGGATTCCCAGCTATTTCAGTACCTACCTCTGTAACAAGTGGATTACCGAATGGTGTCCAACTTTTAGGGAGACGTTTTCGTGAAGATACTTTATTTGATGCTGCGGAGATAATAGAAGCACGGTCAAACATGGCAACTCCGATTGACCCTAAATTTTAA
- a CDS encoding MFS transporter codes for MKNQLSNSSRLYEYRLVILIFFAWGFLFLDRSALSYIIPAMVGDLELTTGQVGQINMWQTIGFAISGPIIGMISDKTGKRKPLLIAAILATAVFSALSGLANSYHSLLIIRFLVGVCEGPIYPLAMLMIASASSPGRFGRNAGIVNAGVAVIAVALGPILVTQTISMLNWHWAFVIISIPSLILGLLVYLFTNEISPDKIHQTEQKQKTSFTDIFKYRNMFSACLLQFLVWEVFGFSIHMYHYF; via the coding sequence ATGAAAAATCAACTGTCAAATTCATCACGTCTCTATGAGTATCGACTAGTCATTCTTATCTTTTTTGCATGGGGTTTCTTATTTTTAGATAGATCAGCATTGTCCTATATAATCCCTGCTATGGTGGGAGATTTGGAATTAACAACTGGGCAAGTTGGACAAATCAATATGTGGCAAACAATCGGATTTGCTATTTCAGGGCCTATAATTGGTATGATTTCTGACAAAACTGGAAAAAGAAAGCCATTATTAATTGCAGCTATCCTGGCAACCGCTGTATTTTCTGCATTATCAGGGCTTGCAAACTCGTATCATTCTCTGTTAATCATACGATTCTTGGTCGGTGTATGTGAAGGACCAATTTATCCGTTGGCTATGTTAATGATCGCTTCTGCATCTTCCCCGGGACGCTTTGGACGAAATGCAGGCATCGTCAATGCGGGAGTCGCTGTTATCGCTGTTGCTCTTGGTCCAATTCTTGTGACTCAGACTATTTCTATGCTTAATTGGCATTGGGCGTTTGTCATCATAAGTATTCCTAGTTTAATTTTAGGATTACTAGTATATCTGTTTACTAATGAAATAAGTCCTGACAAAATCCACCAAACTGAGCAAAAGCAAAAAACAAGTTTTACCGACATTTTCAAATATAGAAATATGTTCTCTGCATGCTTATTGCAATTTTTGGTATGGGAGGTATTTGGATTTTCTATTCATATGTACCACTATTTTTGA
- a CDS encoding MFS transporter, translated as MGGIWIFYSYVPLFLTSVGQMSIERMGMIMSAMGLLGILTTIGIPMFSDYFGRKKTLIIFALLGVLAPLGLYFFPVSTFGIILLMLFGGMLGTLTPIFFNVIPQETVPPHLTATSVAIIIGVGEIFGSFIVGGSGALADVHGFSFVMIVSAIATFLVAIISFGLIETNQRVKKSSISTVTVEKIAETK; from the coding sequence ATGGGAGGTATTTGGATTTTCTATTCATATGTACCACTATTTTTGACTTCGGTAGGGCAGATGTCTATTGAAAGAATGGGAATGATAATGTCTGCAATGGGGCTTTTGGGAATCCTTACAACGATTGGTATACCAATGTTTTCAGATTATTTTGGTAGAAAAAAGACATTGATTATTTTCGCCCTTTTAGGAGTATTAGCTCCACTTGGTTTATACTTTTTCCCGGTCAGTACTTTCGGGATTATCCTCTTAATGTTATTCGGTGGAATGTTGGGAACTCTAACGCCTATTTTTTTTAATGTCATTCCTCAAGAAACGGTACCACCACATCTAACTGCAACTTCAGTCGCTATTATTATTGGAGTGGGCGAAATCTTTGGTTCCTTTATTGTAGGGGGTTCAGGTGCTTTAGCTGACGTCCATGGTTTCTCTTTCGTCATGATTGTATCCGCGATAGCGACTTTCCTCGTAGCTATCATAAGTTTTGGACTTATTGAGACTAATCAAAGAGTCAAGAAATCCAGCATATCTACCGTTACCGTTGAAAAAATAGCCGAAACAAAATAA
- a CDS encoding DUF3237 domain-containing protein, which yields MSSIGLEFVFHAYVTISKELEIGPVSTGIRNIAPITGGTFEGKNLKGIVVPGGADWQLIRADGIMEVEAKYTLKTDDNALIYVMNNGIINLQELPPTGYARTCPKFEVSHDKYTWLCKSLFVSTITPMVDEATPMTLENKSMLSAVSVNFYRVT from the coding sequence TTGTCATCGATTGGATTAGAATTTGTATTTCATGCGTATGTGACGATTAGCAAAGAATTAGAGATTGGCCCAGTCTCAACCGGTATTCGGAATATAGCACCGATAACAGGAGGAACTTTCGAAGGAAAAAACCTAAAAGGAATAGTTGTTCCAGGTGGAGCTGACTGGCAGTTAATTAGGGCAGATGGAATAATGGAAGTAGAAGCTAAATATACACTAAAGACAGATGACAACGCACTTATCTACGTAATGAACAACGGGATCATAAACTTACAAGAACTTCCACCTACTGGTTATGCTAGAACTTGCCCAAAGTTTGAGGTTTCACATGACAAATACACTTGGCTGTGCAAATCACTGTTTGTAAGTACGATTACCCCTATGGTAGATGAAGCTACACCTATGACACTAGAAAATAAATCTATGCTAAGTGCCGTGTCTGTTAATTTTTACCGTGTAACGTAA
- a CDS encoding methyl-accepting chemotaxis protein, with amino-acid sequence MKKWYSNISLKTKSILFSIITTTLVAILVTGVSYFVNSKFMLQNLVTDAEQTVETWSQDIDPKDVMEVMETDDESSEAAQRLISHFDQLSNYQPSVAQGYIFGTELENGSETSLVASPTELLDILKAEADLTVGDMYGQPDNIVKLVKKLTAEKEIVVSDIYSDGLGTWITVAKPYVDENGEVYAYYGMDFNAQSFVDSQRNILMTVGIILLIVVLVIAVLEYFLLGKLYKPIGELASGIESVTAGNYDVRLKESNDEIGRVAVSFNVMVDNIRSLINSIGSASKNTSSNYDSLFTSVSNTSEKMDRITTDVSEMSGRFESQSGSAYEISSSLQQLSAGVETVARNISNVSEGSKETESLAMKGSDSVDQVGKQMGLINQSSQNSEKLIRNLNERSNEIHSIVGLITSISEQTSLLSLNASIEAARAGEHGKGFAIVADEVKKLAEQSKGSAEKIKSLIDYIQQETEEAVISINDGVKYANAGVSLVKETGILFADILDSARNVSAQMDEISAATEQMSAENQQITATFEQFTDLTTQNSDTVISLTDSIKAQKVSFDTIVDSAQDMKKVIDTLEEAVSTLKV; translated from the coding sequence ATGAAGAAATGGTATTCTAATATATCATTAAAAACAAAAAGTATTTTATTTAGTATCATCACGACTACTTTAGTTGCTATTTTAGTAACGGGGGTAAGTTACTTTGTTAATTCTAAGTTTATGTTACAGAATCTTGTAACAGATGCTGAACAAACTGTTGAAACGTGGTCACAGGATATTGATCCTAAAGATGTAATGGAAGTAATGGAAACAGATGATGAGAGTAGTGAAGCTGCTCAGCGTTTGATCAGTCATTTTGATCAATTATCAAATTACCAACCTTCAGTTGCACAAGGTTATATCTTTGGTACCGAGCTGGAAAATGGTTCAGAAACGAGTTTAGTTGCTTCACCAACAGAATTATTAGACATACTTAAAGCGGAAGCGGATTTAACAGTTGGGGATATGTATGGTCAGCCTGATAATATTGTCAAGCTAGTAAAGAAGCTTACGGCTGAAAAGGAAATAGTGGTTTCTGATATTTACTCAGATGGTTTAGGAACTTGGATTACAGTTGCCAAACCATATGTGGATGAAAATGGTGAGGTTTATGCTTATTACGGAATGGACTTTAATGCACAAAGCTTTGTCGATAGCCAAAGAAATATCTTAATGACTGTAGGAATTATTCTATTAATTGTCGTTTTAGTTATTGCTGTGCTGGAATATTTCTTATTAGGAAAACTATATAAACCGATCGGTGAGCTTGCTAGTGGGATCGAATCTGTCACAGCAGGTAATTACGATGTGAGATTAAAAGAGTCGAATGATGAGATAGGTAGGGTAGCAGTAAGCTTTAATGTGATGGTTGATAATATAAGAAGTTTAATTAATTCGATTGGATCTGCTTCGAAGAATACGTCAAGTAACTATGACTCATTGTTCACTTCTGTAAGTAATACTAGTGAAAAAATGGATCGTATTACTACTGACGTGTCAGAAATGTCAGGAAGATTTGAATCTCAAAGTGGATCTGCTTATGAGATTTCCTCTTCATTACAACAATTGTCTGCTGGAGTAGAGACAGTGGCTCGTAATATTTCTAATGTTAGTGAAGGATCGAAAGAAACTGAGAGTCTTGCAATGAAAGGGAGTGACTCAGTTGATCAAGTAGGAAAACAAATGGGATTGATTAATCAATCGTCTCAAAACTCCGAAAAACTTATTCGAAATCTTAATGAACGTTCTAATGAAATTCATTCGATTGTTGGTCTGATTACAAGTATTTCTGAGCAAACAAGTCTTTTATCCTTAAATGCTTCCATTGAAGCAGCAAGAGCAGGGGAGCATGGGAAAGGATTTGCAATTGTTGCTGATGAAGTGAAAAAGCTAGCTGAACAATCAAAAGGTTCTGCAGAAAAAATTAAATCATTGATAGATTATATACAACAAGAAACAGAAGAAGCTGTTATTTCAATTAATGATGGGGTCAAATACGCGAACGCTGGTGTGTCTCTTGTAAAAGAGACAGGAATTCTTTTTGCTGATATTCTTGATTCTGCGCGCAATGTGTCTGCTCAAATGGATGAAATATCTGCAGCAACAGAACAAATGTCTGCAGAAAATCAACAAATTACAGCTACTTTTGAACAGTTTACAGATTTAACAACACAAAATAGCGATACAGTTATTTCATTAACAGATAGTATCAAGGCCCAGAAGGTTTCATTTGATACAATTGTTGATTCGGCACAGGATATGAAAAAGGTAATTGATACTCTTGAAGAAGCTGTATCAACTTTAAAAGTATAG